Proteins from a single region of Pseudomonas sp. 10S4:
- the kdpC gene encoding potassium-transporting ATPase subunit KdpC, with protein MATLLRPALTLLIVFSLLTGLAYPLVTTGIARLVFPHQAAGSLIERDGKTVGSLLIGQGFSDPKYFWSRPSATSPMPYNPLASGGSNLGPSNPALADAIKGRIAALHAADPGNTATVPADLVYSSASGLDPHISVAAALYQAGRVSRVRNLPVEKVRQLIGEYAEGTLLGFIGEPRVNVLALNLALDTTH; from the coding sequence ATGGCCACTCTGTTGCGTCCGGCGTTGACCCTGTTGATTGTATTTTCACTGCTGACCGGCCTCGCCTATCCGTTGGTCACTACCGGGATCGCCCGACTGGTCTTTCCCCATCAGGCTGCCGGCAGCCTGATCGAACGGGACGGCAAAACCGTCGGTTCGCTGCTGATCGGCCAGGGCTTCAGCGATCCGAAGTACTTCTGGAGCCGCCCTTCCGCCACCAGCCCCATGCCCTACAACCCTTTGGCCTCGGGCGGCTCGAACCTCGGCCCATCGAACCCGGCGCTGGCGGACGCGATCAAGGGCCGGATCGCCGCCTTGCACGCGGCGGATCCGGGCAACACCGCTACGGTGCCCGCCGACCTGGTCTACAGTTCCGCCAGTGGTCTTGATCCGCATATCAGCGTGGCGGCCGCGTTGTACCAGGCTGGCCGGGTGTCGCGGGTGCGCAACTTGCCGGTCGAAAAAGTTCGTCAACTGATCGGCGAGTATGCTGAAGGCACGCTGCTCGGGTTCATCGGCGAGCCCCGAGTCAACGTGCTGGCGCTGAACCTGGCACTCGACACCACCCACTGA
- the kdpA gene encoding potassium-transporting ATPase subunit KdpA, giving the protein MTTQAWVLLGAFLLALGLLAWPLGRWLTTVMEGRFAFGARIESPLYRLAGVKPETQMGWLQYALALILFNALGLLVVYALQRLQGVLPFNPQGFGAVTPDSSFNTAASFVTNTDWQGYSGESTMSYLTQMLALTVQNFLSAATGIVVAVALIRGFARHSATSIGNAWTDLTRITLWVLLPLSLIFALFLVSQGAIQNLDPYKDVTTMEVMQYQNPVLNDAGQPKLDAQGSPVTVAASTDKQTIAMGPVASQEAIKMLGTNGGGFFNANSAHPYENPTALTNFFQLIAIFLIPTALCFVFGHVVGDIRQGWALLATMTIIFVIAVVAVTHYEQLGNPQFSALGIDTAAGNMEGKELRFGISASSLFAAVTTAASCGAVNAMHDSFTPLGGAVPLVLMQLGEVVFGGTGSGLYGMLIFAILAVFIAGLMIGRTPEYLGKKIEAYEMKMVAIAILVTPLLVLFGTAIAVMAEAGRLGIANPGAHGFSEILYAFTSAANNNGSAFAGLSANTPFYNTMLAIVAWFGRFGVIVPVLAVAGSLAAKKRLAVTGGTMPTHGMLFVVLLIGTVLLVGLLNYVPALALGPVVEHLILIK; this is encoded by the coding sequence ATGACCACTCAAGCCTGGGTCCTGCTCGGGGCCTTTTTGCTGGCGCTGGGTTTGTTGGCGTGGCCGCTCGGGCGGTGGCTGACCACAGTAATGGAAGGTCGGTTTGCCTTCGGTGCGCGCATTGAGTCGCCGCTGTATCGCCTGGCCGGCGTAAAACCGGAAACCCAGATGGGCTGGCTGCAATACGCCCTCGCCCTGATCCTGTTCAACGCCTTGGGCTTGCTGGTGGTCTACGCGCTGCAACGCTTGCAAGGTGTGCTGCCATTCAACCCGCAAGGCTTCGGCGCCGTAACGCCGGACTCCTCGTTCAATACCGCCGCCAGTTTCGTCACGAATACGGACTGGCAAGGCTATAGCGGCGAGTCGACGATGAGCTACCTGACACAAATGCTCGCGTTGACGGTGCAGAACTTCCTGTCGGCCGCCACCGGCATCGTGGTGGCCGTGGCCCTGATTCGCGGCTTCGCCCGCCACAGCGCCACCAGCATCGGCAATGCCTGGACCGACCTCACCCGCATCACATTGTGGGTGTTGCTGCCGCTGTCGTTGATCTTCGCGCTGTTCCTGGTCAGCCAGGGCGCGATCCAGAACCTTGACCCCTACAAGGACGTCACGACGATGGAGGTCATGCAGTACCAGAACCCGGTGCTCAATGACGCCGGCCAACCAAAACTCGATGCCCAGGGCAGCCCGGTCACCGTGGCCGCCAGCACCGACAAGCAAACCATTGCCATGGGCCCGGTCGCCTCGCAAGAAGCGATCAAGATGCTCGGCACCAATGGCGGCGGTTTCTTCAATGCCAACTCGGCGCACCCTTACGAGAACCCGACCGCGCTGACCAACTTCTTTCAACTGATCGCGATCTTCCTGATTCCGACCGCGCTGTGCTTCGTCTTCGGCCACGTCGTCGGTGACATCCGCCAGGGTTGGGCGCTGCTGGCGACGATGACGATCATCTTCGTGATCGCTGTAGTCGCCGTCACCCACTACGAACAACTCGGCAATCCACAGTTTTCCGCGCTGGGCATCGACACGGCGGCGGGCAACATGGAAGGCAAGGAACTGCGCTTCGGCATCAGCGCCTCCAGCCTGTTCGCGGCAGTGACCACGGCGGCCTCCTGCGGCGCAGTCAATGCGATGCACGACTCGTTCACCCCACTGGGCGGCGCGGTGCCGCTGGTGCTGATGCAACTGGGTGAAGTGGTGTTCGGCGGCACCGGTTCGGGCCTTTACGGGATGCTGATATTCGCGATCCTGGCGGTGTTTATCGCCGGGTTGATGATCGGCCGCACTCCCGAATACCTCGGCAAGAAGATCGAAGCCTACGAGATGAAAATGGTCGCCATCGCGATTCTGGTGACGCCGCTGCTGGTGCTGTTCGGGACCGCCATCGCGGTCATGGCCGAGGCCGGCAGGCTGGGGATCGCCAACCCCGGCGCCCATGGCTTTTCGGAAATCCTCTATGCCTTCACCTCGGCGGCCAACAACAACGGCAGTGCCTTCGCTGGATTGTCGGCCAACACCCCGTTCTACAACACGATGCTGGCGATCGTCGCCTGGTTCGGCCGCTTCGGCGTGATCGTCCCGGTCCTCGCCGTCGCCGGCAGCCTGGCGGCGAAGAAACGCCTGGCGGTCACCGGCGGCACGATGCCGACCCACGGAATGCTGTTCGTGGTGTTGTTGATCGGTACGGTGCTGCTGGTCGGTTTGCTGAACTACGTGCCGGCGCTCGCGCTGGGGCCCGTCGTCGAACACCTAATCCTGATCAAGTGA
- the kdpF gene encoding K(+)-transporting ATPase subunit F, with translation MTGFYLFGGIIAAGLLVYLVAALFFPEDFL, from the coding sequence ATGACGGGCTTTTATCTGTTCGGCGGGATCATCGCGGCCGGGTTGCTGGTGTACCTGGTCGCCGCGCTGTTTTTTCCGGAGGACTTCCTATGA